The following are encoded together in the Mammaliicoccus vitulinus genome:
- the lysS gene encoding lysine--tRNA ligase: protein MSEEMNDQMLVRRQKLQELRDLGIDPFGEKFVRSGDSETLHEEWDQFSKEELHDKEDESAVAIAGRLMTKRGKGKAGFAHVKDITGQIQIYVRKDQVGDEQFEIWNHADLGDIVGVKGVMFKTNTGELSVKAKEFTVLTKSLRPLPDKYHGLQDIEQRYRQRYLDLITSEESTKTFITRSQIIQEMRNYLNTKGFLEVETPMMHQIAGGASARPFVTHHNALDATLYMRIAIELHLKRLIVGGLEKVYEIGRVFRNEGVSTRHNPEFTMIELYEAYADYNDIMDLTESMVASIAEKVLGSTTVQYGEESIDLAPKWKRWHMVDAVKEHTGVDFYEVKTDEEAHALAKEHNIEVEGRMTYGHILNEFFEQRVEEKLIQPTFIYGHPIEISPLAKKNPEDPRFTDRFELFIVGREHANAFTELNDPIDQRERFEAQMKEKDQGNDEAHEMDDDFIEALEYGMPPTGGLGIGIDRLVMLLTNSASIRDVLLFPYMRQK, encoded by the coding sequence ATGTCAGAAGAAATGAATGACCAAATGTTGGTTCGTAGACAAAAATTACAAGAATTAAGAGATTTAGGAATTGATCCATTCGGTGAAAAATTTGTAAGAAGCGGAGATTCTGAAACTTTGCACGAAGAATGGGATCAATTTAGTAAAGAAGAACTTCATGATAAAGAAGACGAATCAGCTGTTGCTATAGCAGGTCGTTTAATGACTAAAAGAGGTAAAGGTAAAGCCGGATTTGCTCATGTGAAAGATATTACTGGCCAAATTCAAATTTATGTTCGTAAAGACCAAGTTGGAGACGAGCAATTTGAAATATGGAATCATGCAGATTTAGGTGATATTGTCGGCGTTAAAGGTGTAATGTTTAAAACGAACACTGGGGAATTATCTGTTAAAGCTAAAGAATTTACAGTTTTAACTAAGTCTCTACGCCCTTTACCAGATAAATATCATGGTTTACAAGATATAGAGCAACGTTATCGTCAACGTTATTTAGATTTAATTACAAGTGAAGAATCAACTAAAACATTCATTACAAGAAGTCAAATCATTCAAGAAATGAGAAACTACCTAAACACTAAAGGATTCTTAGAAGTAGAAACGCCAATGATGCACCAAATCGCAGGTGGCGCTTCAGCACGTCCTTTCGTAACACATCACAACGCGCTTGATGCGACTTTATACATGAGAATCGCTATTGAATTGCACTTAAAACGATTAATCGTTGGTGGTTTAGAAAAAGTATATGAAATCGGAAGAGTATTCCGTAATGAAGGTGTATCAACAAGACACAACCCTGAATTTACAATGATTGAGTTATATGAAGCATATGCAGATTATAACGATATTATGGATTTAACAGAGTCAATGGTAGCTTCTATTGCTGAAAAAGTATTAGGCTCAACTACTGTTCAATACGGAGAAGAATCAATTGATTTAGCACCGAAATGGAAAAGATGGCACATGGTTGACGCAGTAAAAGAACATACTGGTGTCGATTTCTATGAAGTTAAAACGGATGAAGAAGCGCACGCTTTAGCAAAAGAACATAATATAGAAGTAGAAGGTCGTATGACGTATGGTCATATCTTAAATGAATTCTTTGAACAAAGAGTAGAAGAGAAACTTATTCAGCCTACATTTATTTATGGACATCCAATTGAGATATCACCATTAGCTAAGAAAAATCCTGAAGATCCAAGATTTACTGATCGTTTTGAGTTATTTATTGTAGGTAGAGAACATGCTAATGCATTTACTGAATTAAATGATCCGATAGATCAACGTGAAAGATTTGAAGCTCAAATGAAAGAAAAAGATCAAGGTAATGACGAAGCACATGAAATGGATGATGATTTCATTGAAGCTTTAGAATATGGTATGCCTCCAACTGGTGGATTAGGTATAGGTATTGATCGTTTAGTTATGTTATTAACAAATTCTGCATCTATAAGAGATGTTTTATTATTCCCATACATGAGACAAAAATAA
- the folK gene encoding 2-amino-4-hydroxy-6-hydroxymethyldihydropteridine diphosphokinase: MHTAYLGLGSNMGDRELQLVEAIKLLNEVEGIEVTQESPIYETKPIGYTEQPDFLNMCIEISTELESSELLKVCMMVEQQLHRVRVERWGPRTIDIDILLYDQSVIQSPDLEVPHPRMTERAFVMVPLNDIASNVVEPISKKYIWELLLNDEQVVKYKSERN; this comes from the coding sequence ATGCATACCGCATATTTAGGTTTAGGCAGTAATATGGGGGACAGAGAACTTCAATTAGTAGAAGCAATTAAACTACTCAATGAAGTAGAAGGTATAGAAGTTACCCAAGAATCTCCAATATATGAAACAAAACCAATAGGATACACAGAACAACCTGATTTTTTGAACATGTGTATTGAAATCTCAACTGAATTAGAATCATCAGAGTTATTAAAAGTTTGTATGATGGTTGAACAACAGCTCCATCGAGTTAGAGTAGAAAGATGGGGGCCACGTACAATTGATATAGATATTTTATTATATGATCAATCCGTTATTCAATCACCAGACCTAGAAGTACCACACCCAAGAATGACAGAAAGAGCATTTGTGATGGTACCACTTAACGATATCGCCTCAAATGTAGTTGAACCAATATCTAAAAAATATATATGGGAACTATTGCTAAACGACGAACAAGTAGTAAAGTATAAGAGTGAAAGAAATTAG
- the folB gene encoding dihydroneopterin aldolase, producing the protein MDRIILKGMSFYGYHGAFEAENELGQIFLVDLELYLDLSEAGETDDLEKTVHYGEVFELVKEIMEGKPVQLIEHLAERIAKQVFSHYNRVLETKVKITKNNPPIPGHYEGVGIEIVRKR; encoded by the coding sequence ATGGATAGAATTATATTAAAAGGCATGTCCTTTTATGGATATCATGGCGCATTTGAAGCGGAAAATGAGCTAGGACAAATATTTTTAGTGGATTTAGAATTATATTTAGATTTATCTGAAGCAGGAGAAACTGATGATCTTGAAAAGACAGTTCATTATGGAGAAGTGTTTGAATTGGTCAAAGAAATTATGGAAGGTAAACCCGTACAATTAATTGAACATCTCGCAGAACGTATTGCAAAACAAGTCTTTTCACACTATAATCGAGTATTGGAAACTAAAGTTAAAATTACAAAAAATAACCCACCGATACCAGGTCATTATGAAGGTGTAGGTATTGAGATAGTGAGGAAGAGATAA